AAGCGGGGCGCCGTGGTCGCTCAGCCGCTCGGCAAGGGCCCGGTACAGCTCGTTTAAGCTGGTGCGCTGGTTGAGCGCCACGTTGTAGACCTGGTTGAGGGCGGCCCGGTTGCTGGTTACTGCCGCCAGCAGGTTGATCTGCACCACGTTCTTGATGTAGCAGAAGTCCCTGCTGGTCTCGCCGGTGCCGTTGATCCGCACCGACTCCCCCCTGCCCAGGGCCGCAATCCAGCGCGGAATGACGGCGGCATAGGCACCGTCGGGGTCCTGGCGGGGGCCGAAGACGTTGAAATAGCGCAGCCCGATGGTCTCCAGGCCGTAGAGCTGCGCAAACACGCCGGCGTACAGCTCGTCGGCCAGCTTGCTCACCGCATAGGGAGAAAGCGGACTGCCGCAGGTTTCCTCCACCTTGGGCAACCCCGGATGATCGCCGTACACGGCGCTGCTGGAGGCATACACGAAGCGGGGCACACCGGTTTCGCAGGCTGCCTTCAGCAGGGTCAGCGTGCCGGAGACGTTGTTCTCGTTGCAGCCCAGGGGGTCCTCGATGGAACGCGGCACCGAACCGAGGGCGGCCTGGTGCAGGATGACATCAGCTCCCCGGCAGACCAGACGACAGGTGTCACGGTGCCGGATATCCCCCTCGATGAACGTGAAGCGTCGCCACTGTTTTTCACTGACCAGGCCGTTCACCTCCGCCAGGTTTTCCGGCTTGCCGGTGGAGAAGTTGTCGAGCCCCACCACCTGCTGATCCAGGTGCAGCAGTTCTTCCAGCAGGTTGGAACCGATAAAACCGGCCACGCCGGTGATCAACCAGCGTTTCGGCCTGCTGCGCAGCTCGTTTTTCAGCTCGTCGTACACTGACATGGCGCCATCCCTCCGGTTCGTGGTTATCACAGCTGCCAGACCCTGATGCCGGCATGCTGCAGGGAGGCGGCATCAAAGGTTCCCTTGACATCGATCAGCACCGGATTGTCGGCCAGCAGGGGAAACAGTCTCTCCGGCGACCAGTTCCGGTAGGTTTCATGGGCAACGGCGGAGATCAGCGCCGCAGCCGGCTGCATGTTCTCCAGCTCCAGCAGGGGCACGCCGTACTCCCGCAGCGCCTCCTCCGGGTCGGCCAGGGGATCGTGCACCTGCACGGTGACGCCGTACTCCTGCAGTTCGCGGATGATGTCCATTACCTTGGAATTGCGCAGGTCCGGACAGTTTTCCTTGAAGGTCAACCCCAGCAGGCTGACCACGCTGCCGGCAACCCGGTGGCCGGCATGGATCATCTCCTTGATGGTGCGCTGGGCAATGAACTTGCCCATGCCGTCATTGATCCGCCGCCCCGCCAGGATCACCTGCGGCAGGTAACCGATCTTCTCCGCCTTGTGGGTCAGGTAGTAGGGATCGACACCGATGCAGTGCCCCCCCACCAGCCCCGGCTTGAAGGGGAGAAAGTTCCACTTCGATCCCGATGCTTTCAGCACTTCTCCCGTATCAATTCCCAGCCTGTCGAAGATCAGGGCCAGCTCGTTCATCAGGGCGATGTTCAGGTCCCGCTGGGTGTTTTCAATCACCTTGGCCGCCTCGGCCACCATGATGCTGGGGGCCCGGTGCACAC
The window above is part of the Trichlorobacter ammonificans genome. Proteins encoded here:
- a CDS encoding SDR family oxidoreductase, producing MSVYDELKNELRSRPKRWLITGVAGFIGSNLLEELLHLDQQVVGLDNFSTGKPENLAEVNGLVSEKQWRRFTFIEGDIRHRDTCRLVCRGADVILHQAALGSVPRSIEDPLGCNENNVSGTLTLLKAACETGVPRFVYASSSAVYGDHPGLPKVEETCGSPLSPYAVSKLADELYAGVFAQLYGLETIGLRYFNVFGPRQDPDGAYAAVIPRWIAALGRGESVRINGTGETSRDFCYIKNVVQINLLAAVTSNRAALNQVYNVALNQRTSLNELYRALAERLSDHGAPLPTTGPLYGEFRAGDVLHSQADISRAQQLLGYEPAYTLDRGLDAAMGWYLKDRN
- a CDS encoding nucleotide sugar dehydrogenase; the encoded protein is MKKQRTVSVVGLGYVGLPVAVAFGRRARTIGYDINPTRIQELRRGYDRTGEVGGEELFAADIRFTSEIDDLRQADFHIVAVPTPVNDANQPDLSLLRSASRTVGQILKPGDIVVYESTVYPGATEEECLPVLEQVSGLTGGRDFKIGYSPERINPGDREHTFTRITKVVAGQDAESLEIIADTYGSVVTAGVHRAPSIMVAEAAKVIENTQRDLNIALMNELALIFDRLGIDTGEVLKASGSKWNFLPFKPGLVGGHCIGVDPYYLTHKAEKIGYLPQVILAGRRINDGMGKFIAQRTIKEMIHAGHRVAGSVVSLLGLTFKENCPDLRNSKVMDIIRELQEYGVTVQVHDPLADPEEALREYGVPLLELENMQPAAALISAVAHETYRNWSPERLFPLLADNPVLIDVKGTFDAASLQHAGIRVWQL